In Choristoneura fumiferana chromosome 4, NRCan_CFum_1, whole genome shotgun sequence, the sequence ACCGACGCGAAACTTGACGAGTTTCCTCATATGGTgattattacttaaatattattatgcattacAATATCTTTAAagttaattaactaaaacaatcCTGTCAATctttcaaaggttaactggaagagttCCCTTTAAGTGACAAGTTCGCTTTTGAACATCTTCTTATCCTGTTTTCTGTTAATTGCATGTGTTtttaagtacaataaagagttttacaatacaatacaatacattcaCATAGGGTCTCCGGTATAAATATATCTACTTGCTTATTTGCTGTTCCAGGTCCTGCTAGGTTATGGCAGTAACATCAGCTCAGCTGAGTGGAGCATATGTGCGGGGACCCTGATCAGCGACCGATTCATCCTCACAGCTGCATGGTGCACAGAATATCGGTGAGTGTTCAGTCTGTAGCATGGTAAACTTAACAAATCTGACAAATCCTCATACATCTCTCATACACCAGATGATCGAAATACTTAGCCCAATGGTTAGAGTACcttactacgaagcttaaggttccgggttcgatccccggtcggggcagatatttgtatgaaaaaaaacgaatgtttAGCTACATGaatgtttataaatttt encodes:
- the LOC141427074 gene encoding phenoloxidase-activating enzyme 1-like; the protein is MRVIYPCEESKTLMGDKVRRDYCRHNAGELIAGGTDAKLDEFPHMVLLGYGSNISSAEWSICAGTLISDRFILTAAWCTEYR